The DNA segment ggcaggaccGGGATTGCCCAAACTGCGGCTGTTGCTTCTTCCCCCACCCTGTTTCTGCAGCTGGTCCTGCCTGGCAGGGAGTCTCTGGGAGGTATTCCTCATTCACAGCTTTGGCCAGGGCCAGGCTGGCCCACATGCCCTGACCCCACTTCCTCCCCCTcgggccctgccctgccttcaGCCCGCTGCTCCCCTCATGTGCCTCCTGCCTTCTGCTGCTCCCCTCATGTGCCTCCTGCCTTCTGCTCATCCTGTTCCCCCTCTCCTGacacctctccttcctctccctccaggccCGACCTCCAGAAGGCCTTTCCTGATCCGTCACACAAAGTGAGCTCTCCTGGAAATGCCCTTTCTCAGACCCCGTTTTGGTGCTCAGCACTTTCCTCTGTGGGTTTACTCTTGtattctcttgttctctctgccaGGCACATGGCAGACATTCTCTGAGGGCCAGCTGTGTGTCAGGGCAGCGCTAGGTGCTGGACAGATAGAGGGGGACAGGGCGCAGGCCTGCTTTGACAGCTTTGGATTGGTGGGGTGGCCAGGTTATTGCATCCAGGCGAGACAGTGCTCAACCAGAGATGGAGCCGGCCCAGCCTGGGAGAGCTTCTCTGGGAGGAGGTGCTGATGTTGAAGGGCCAGAGTCAGTGAGCAGGTCCAGAGGGGTCTGTGTGGCTGGGAAGAGAcaggaaaggcagggaaggagggaggcaaggtGGGTGCAAGCACACTTGGCAAGAGGGCATTTAAATTTGATGGAGGGCATTTCTGATTGGTGATATTAGACCACATTCTTGGAGGCACAGGATCTTAGTTCCATGTCCCCTAACTCCAAGGCCGGGCATGCAGTGTGTGCTCTGAAGATGGCTGTGGAATGAGTGAGCATTTGCCAAGTGTCCTGTGTGTAAAGGGCTGGTGCGTGGGGTCTCTCCCTACCCTGGAGCCAGACAAGGGGGTCAGAAAACCCCTTCCTCTTCACAGCTTCCAAGACTGAGTCCCAGAGACATGATCGCCCAACCAGGCTAGGcctgagagggtggggagggggccaggggaGAACCCAGGGCGTGTCCTCTATGTGCCCTCTATTCATTGTTCATTTATCTCACAAACCTCTTTTGAATGACAACTCTGTACCCAGGAGGCCCCAGTCCAAACCAAGATGGATACGGACAGTTCTGGGAGGAACCCAGCTAGTATTTGCCAGTCAAGCTTTACTGGTTATTAAAATACTGCGATACTCCTGTGCTGGTTGACTAAGAGTTATTGTCCCAAAGCGCCCGCCCCCAGTGTCCTGGCAGCCTTGGCCTCTCCCCTGGATTCTCCTCCCTCCACATAATCCAGGACCCTACCCTAGGGCTGGTTCTAATCACTTGGTACCGGTTATTAGATATTTGCAGGGTCATATTGTGTATGATGTGTGATGATCTTGATTTGGAGTGTCTGGTGTCCTATCACAGtttggctcctggctctgagccatcatccaGGCTAGCGCTGAAGCTGTGCCCCGCTGTGTGCCTTGTACCATGTGAGCCGAGAGCAGAATCCATTcaactcccttccctccctctctctcctgcaggcATCATGAGCACCAGCCACGCTGACCAGGGTGCCCGGCCACCCCGGAGTCCCTGCCCGCAGCCCCTGTCCCGGAGCTCTTCCAACCTGTTGGAaggccaggggcagagaccagAGCTCCGCAAGAGCGCCAGCAGCACTGTATGGCAGGCCCAGCCAGGCGAGGCCAGCGCCAGTCCGCAGGTCCCGGAGGAAGAGGAGCACCATGCTGAGAGCACGGAGCAGACGCAGGCCTCCagcccccggccccagccccgtGCTGTGGGCCACTGGCGGAGCAGCACTGTGGGCAATGTGTCTACAGTGGGTGGTGGTGACCTGGGTCGCCTGAGGGCCCCCGGTGCCGCTGCCATGCAGAGGAGCCACTCGGACCTGGTGCGCAGTACCCAGACCCGGGGCCACAGTGGTGCCCATAAAGCCAGCCTCAGCTGCTCGGCCCTTGGCAGCTCACCGGTCCACAGGGCTCAGCTGCAGCCCAGTAGTACTTCTGGCCAGGGAGGCCGGGCCCCTGCAGGCCTAGAGAGGGACCTGGCTCCAGAGGAAGGGACTTCGAACTCAGCCTGGACACTGGGAGACAGTCAGGTGTGGGTGGCGCCACTAGACCTGGGAGGGACAACCACCCACAGCAGCAGCCCCCAGGCTGGGCCCAAAGCCACCGGGCAGCCAGCCACAACCTCCTGCCATGCCCTGTCCCCAGCAACTCTCCTCTGCAATATGAGAGAGGTGGGGACCGGTGGCTGCTGTCATGCCCTGCCAGCCCCGGGGATCCTGGCCTTTCCCAAACTAGTGGCATCGGTAAGTGAGTCTGGGCTGCAGGCTCAGCATGGGGTGAGGTTCCAGTGCAGGTTGCCTGGGGGGCTCCCTGGGCATTCCCACTGCTGTGCCCACCCTTGGGGTCCCACCGGGTTAGTCACGGAGCCTGGTACCAGGACCAAGGATGTATggaccatgacctcagccagtGACTTGGCCCCTGTGTTGGCATCCTCTCTGTCAGCCCAAGATGCTGGTGTACAGGCAGCCCCCATGGCGGTTTGCAAGGCTGTGGCCACCAGCCCACCCCTGGAAGCCCCCGTGGCCCTGCACACATTCCCGGAGGTAACTCTGGGGTCCGGCCTGGAGGAGGCACCATCCCCTGTGCGGGATGTGCGATGGGATGCCGAGGGCATGACCTGGGAGGTGTATGGAGCTGCAGTGGACCCTGAGGTACTTGGCGTGGCCATCCAGAAGCATCTGGAGATGCAGTTTGAGCAGCTGCAGCGGGCACCCACCAGCGAGGACAGCCTGTCTGCGGAAGGCCGGAGGGGGCCTCTGCGTGCTGTCATGCAGTCCTTGAGGCGCCCCAGCTGCTGCGGCTGCTCCAGTGCAGCTCCCGAGTGAGGAGCTGTGGCCCTCAGAGCTATCCTGGGCCTGTGGACTCAGCCCCAGGCCAGGGACAGTGGGGGCCCTGGGCTCCTTGGACCTCCTGGCAGCCGTGGATGTGTCTCTGCTGTTGGCTGACCGCAGGGCACAGGACTGCAGCCTGGGGACTTCCTGCTCCTTGCAGCTGGGCTGGTTTTTAAGGGCTTCATTCCTGAGAGCCACATCCCTGCacatccaggctctgaactttgGGACAGACTTTCAGCACTGTGCATAAGGGAGATCCtgatttttctgtaaaaattctCGACGTTCTGTTTAGTGTCTCCTCAGAACTCTGCCATGATTTCCCCTGGGACTCTTGGTGGCTGTATTTTAAAGCAGGGCTCAGATACAGCCAATTCCTGACGTGAAAGTTGGGGCCCCACGTGACACAGGGACTGGCTGGGTCTTTGGGGATGGCCACCGACACTGTTTAAGACCTCCTATGTGCCGCACACTGTGCTTGTCACCTTCCCTTGTTGAGTCTTTGCCTCTTTGCCCGATTTATGGGTGAAACCACAGGCATTTGGCAAGGCCGTGGCTGACATGCCCATTGGACTGCTGGAGGTGGTGGGCCGAGCTTCAGAGCCAGGGCTGGCTGAAGCCTGGGCTGCTTTCCCGCAGCACACTGGTGGTCAGTGCAGTGTAGTCATGAACCAGAAGGATTTATTGAGTCTGTATCCTGTGCTAAGTTCTGTGGAATCCTTGGGGAATGAGATGGGCTGTCTGCACCCTCACTGAGCTGACAGGGTTGGGGAGGCGGGGTCTACATCCGTACCAGGGCACCGGGCAACCCAGAAGGGCCCGGGGCTGCTGCTAAGAGCCAGCCCTCCTTGTTGGTCATTGGGTCAGGGGCTGGCCTCAGGAATGGGAGAAAAGGTGGCCACTTGTCCCCAAATACGTTGCAGTGCCTGAAACGACACCATTATCACCTCATTCCTTTGGCTTAAGGACTTATTCCTGGCCAGTGTGGTTcttggaaggagagaaggcagaaatggataggaggagggaaggagcctggggtggggttTTTCACCTGGTGGGAAATGGCCAGAGCTGTGAGGccgtggggaggtgggaggcctGTGGGCCtgtcctcccagccctgcccataTGAGCTGACGTGGGACAGGAACAGGGGGCTGGGGTCATGCGGTGAGGAACCCAGGGCACAGGCTTGGCACAGCCTGGCTTCATTGCCCAAGGACCTCCCAAGACCTGTGGAGTTTGGGAGTGGGCCTGTGTTCTCATCCTGGGGCTTAGCGCTGAAGATCCTAAGCTCCTGGGACAATCCGCCAGCCTGCCCTAAAGAGGGAGCCAGGTTAGTGTGCTGCTCAGGGTCCCCTGGCTTGGGAGGGTGGAGTAAGGGCCCATGTGCAGCCCTGCCCGTGACCTGACCCTGTTCCTGGGCCTCCTGCACTTAGGAACCCGGGACCTGGCAGCTGGCTTAGCTTTCCCCACCTCAAGGACCCTGTACTCACTGTGGCGGAAAGGACTCCTCCAAAAGCAGGTTGAGTTGGAAAGCAGGGCTGGCATTCTAACGGGCCAAAGGAACAAGGTGAGGAAGGCATGCATGAGGTCTGAATGCCTCCCATGGCCCTGAGGTGGGGCTTTCTTACCCCCAAACGCACCCTTCCcgctctgcttaaaaaaaaatgacagcacaTCAGAACTGCTtctgagggtggggctggggcagaggggttTGGCGTGGTGAGTGGTGAAAATGTGCACAAGCAGGTTTTCATGCACGCGTAGGCTCTGGCTGCTGCGCAGCGCGTCTGTGCCTCTGGGTGTTCTGCGAGGCAGGCCATCACACTCTGGGCGATGACACGTGTGTACCAGGCTGCCCACGTGCCTGGCGTGGGCTCTGGGAGCCCCAGCTGTGGGGCCATGAGGTGACAGGTGATGAAACGGAGTGGGGAGGGCACCAGCACACAAGGCCACAACTGAGTGGGGTCTTGACACAGGCTAGACaggtggcagtggggaggggcgTACCAGGCAGAAAGGACAGCCTGGTCAGACGCATGGAGGCCCCTGTCCTGCCCGCGCCGTGGTGAGTCACCGCAATGCACGTTGGGCTGGGTGTTTGTTGGGTTGGGAGGCTGGCAAGGGGTCCCTGTAGTGAGGATCCCTGTGTGACTAAGGAAGCGGACTTCGGGGAGCTGCGGAAAGGGTGACggggccagatttcattttggAAACATCCCTTTGGTTGCCATTGGAGAGATCAGTGTGGGAGAGGTGGGAGGCTGGGGCCCAGGGGGATATGGGTATGCGAGCCAAGGAGAGGCCTGTCGGGGAGATGGAAAGGGAGCTGGGGGTTGGGCAttcatgcacatacatgcacacacacatgcacgcacgggTGCACACAGGGCCTGCAGTGGcttcaggaaggaggaagagtttTAGGAGGCTGAGGTTTCCAGTTGAGCAAAAGGAGGTGAGGCCACTACctgggaaaaggagaggcagGTGAAGGGCCACATGCCAGGATATTTGGCTGAAACCCTTAGAGACTTTCTCTGTCACATGCAAATTCCCTTGAGTTCATTCTCTGTTTGGCTGCTGTGTGCCAATCAGTACCCCTTCCTGGCTGTACCTGGTGTGCCAGGAtggcaggctgggctgggccccaAGTGGGAAGGCCTAGCCAGTCCTTCCACCCAACTCATCGTGACCAAGATAAATGTTTGCAAGGTGGTGCTGGAATCCAGTCTGGCCTGTGTCCAGCCTTGGGGCTGTGCATGGCTGGGGGCCCCATCGTAACTTCCTGGTTAAGCTTGCTGCCCTGGCCGTGGCCCCACTAGCCAGACTGCACAGCCTCGGCCAGTGGGTCCACCTGGACTGGCTGCAGCTTAAATCTGAGTTTGACCTGGAGAACGAACCCCGGCCCCATCCCCTTGCTGTGGCCCCTCCCTGGCTGGGCCTGACCAGCAGTGGTTTAGGGTCTCAAGACATGGCCACCAGCTTAGTTTACAGATCTCCCTTCAGATTCCAGATTTCTGACCAGACTTTCTGGGTCCCCTTCAGGCCCTGCTCTGGCAGGTGATGGATTTCATTAtttgtacatttgttttgttttgaatttggaATAAAGTATTGGAGGTCAGAGCTTTGCTAGGGAAGGGTCCATGGTCCTGGctggtcttgtttttttctgacaGATTTTGTCCTTCAGAACATCCGCCCTAGATTCTGAGCTTCCGTGTCCAGGCAGCAGCccccctctttcttctccaggGACTCCTCCCTTCTGTCCACTGTTCGTTCCTTTCTGGCAGCCTTCCGGGCCCCCAACAGCTGAAGCCCGGCTTCCGGGAGCTTATCACCTCTGGGCGTGGCCAGGTCACAGAGCAGGCATCTTTTGTCAAGCCCCAAGGTATCCCTGCTGATACCTTCACAGGGAATCACTAGTCCACCCTAAGGGAGAAGGCGTTGCTCCCAGAGTATAGGCTACTACCCGCCTGAGGTCATGATGTGTGTACGGGGTGGGGCTGGAAAAGCAGAGAATGGGCCTGTCCCACTGTGACATCACCTCCTGTGTCAGCTGGATTGGGTCTCTGTCCCCAGAAGTGCTGGATTCTTATTTGACAGGTGCACGGGGCCTTCCCAGTGCAGATCCTGGCACTTTGGGCATTGTGGGGAGGGTGGGCACTACAGTTTAGTGGTCTAAAATTTGAGTTTGAATCCCGGATCTCACCTGTAGCCATGTTGGGTAAGTTGCTGACCTCACTGATCCTCGACTTCCTCACGATGATATGATAATTGTGCCTCCTTCTTTGGCTTGCTCTGAGGATTACATGGAATAACCCACGTAAAGTGCTTGGCACCGAGCTGGCATTCACCACGTGTGCCAGTGTTCCTTTGGCCTACCTCCATGGCCACAGGCAGGGGCTAGCTCTTGCCTGGCCAACTTGGCTCTGATCAAGGTCCACATCCCATCTTGGCCATTCCTCATTTAGAGCCTCCTTCAAGGTCCTTTACCCTGTGCTTCATACCCTGCTTAGGTCACATGTACTCTGGCCTTGGCTTTCTGATTGTGGTTCCTGGAGCCATGCTGAGGAGGCTGGTCTGGGGCTGGGCTCCCAGAAGCTCATGCTAGGATGAGGATTCTGGATTGACTAAGGAAAAGGGAGTGGGGAGTGCAAGTCAACAAGGGTGTGATTTCAGGTAGAGTCCTGGCCTTGGCCAGGTCCCGTAGGGGAGACCTGGGGCATGCCTGCCATGGGGGCCAGgggtctgtgcatgtgtgtgggtagTTCAAGGCATCCTGGCTGTGGCAGGCAGACTATGAGGCTCCAGGAGCCCTGGGGAAGGTCTCTGCATGGCGTTGTAGGCCCCTTATCCCAGGGGAGGTGTGCACAGAAACCAAGGGCATCTGTGGGGTCTGGGGGGCACACTCATGAACGGTTGCACTCGTGCCCTGAGCAGCCCTCTCACCCAGTAGACGTGTATGGAGTCCACAGCCTGCAGAGTGCCCAGAACTTCTCCCCGTGAGCAGCTCGGAAAAAGTTGTCTCCTTTGTGTTCATGCTGAGTAACCTTGGTCACTCAACTGCAGAGCTTTGCATTTGCCGATGCTAAATTCCTTCTTGGTTGTCGTTCTGGCCTGGCCTAGTTTGGTCATCTGAAGCTATGACTAGTCCTTTATCAGTTTCCAACCAACTTGTCAGGCAGAGCAGGGCCACACAGAGCCCACGGCCTGTCACTGAGTCATCTTATAGGTCAGCACTGGTCCCCAGGTCCCTGTGAATCAGTAGTCATCATGGGCAAGTCCGTTTAAGGTGAATTTGTGCAAATCTGGGTCTTCAACATCAGTAGCACTCTTCTGACCCAAGTCTCGGCCCAGGGACCCTCCCATCCAAACAAGGAAGGGGGGTAGGGGCTTGACTGGAGTCCTCACTGTCCACATAGCCGGTTCTGGTTCTGGTGATCGCTGCTTCCCTTTCTAACATCTTACTTCTGTTTAACAAGCTGTTCTAGAAGTTTGAGATCTGCAGCAAGCTAAGATTCACAGACTCTCCCTTGTAACCTTTTTGGAGATGGGAAGCCACCCCACTGTGTGCTGGCACACCTCCTTttcatccccccctccccagccccgggcACATCAGGGCTCACCTCGAGGTTCCTGGGGGGTGGCTGTGAGGAGCATGACACTCATCACAGCTGGCCTCTATCTAGCACCTTCTTCAATGGGCCTTTCCGTGGGGCTGCTCACCCTTTTTTGATAAGAGTCTTTCTGAAGCTGGGTGGAGGTCTCTCTAATGGATAGACATGGGGCTAGTTCTGTTGCTGTGGTTATGTAAAGATAATAAGCCATGAAAAATACCTCAGGAAAGTTGATGTTGgttaaagaaaaccaaaccaaatcagaGTTGCATTGGCCTTTAGGACTGGAGGTGGACAGGTAGGGTCTGACTCTCTTGCTCCAAGAGTTGGGTAAACATTGCCTTTGCTCCCTTCCGTGGTGACCCTCCATGACTCATTCGTCATTTCTCCCTCTCCGAGCATGGGGTAGCTCAGCAAGGAGGCAGGTCTGTACCCTGAAACATGTGCTCCCAAATGGGTGTCCTAGAATTCATGTTTTATGGCCCCACTTTATAGGACAGAATGTGGGAATTGAGCGAACATGGCAGTCCACATCTGAGGGGCTCAGGGCTGGTGAGCGTGTCCCATTTTAAGGTATGTGGCTCTTAGCCATGTACGCTTCACCCAATCTGTCCTGGCCTGGAGCTTTCCATTTCTGAAACACTCCTGAGAAGAGACACCAGGCACCCAAGAATGTGGTCATGGGAGTGCAGTGCCTCCCCGGATGTCCAGACAGGGCCCAGTGGGAAGGCTCTACTCTTGGTGTTTTTCTCCCCAACCCCTGTTTCTCTTTAATCTCagtctttcccttctcctcttctgtatCTGGTCCTCTGTGCCCTCCAGAAGTCTTGTGTCTCTGCACTGTCCCACAGTCCTTGCCCCTGCTGCCGAGGGTCTGCCTTGCCCTAATCCTCCTGCTGCAAGCAGCTGCTTGCTCTTCTCGTGGCCACTTCTCCCCCAGCCATGGCTGGGTCTGGGTTTCAGCATTCCTGCTTTTCACAAGTCTGGGCTCTTCCTATCCACCTGTCTGTTCTCTGTCTCGGTAAAAACCAAAACATCTGAGCGTGCCAAAGAGCTTCTGAGCATCTCCCTAGAGAAGGAGGCTTCCTTGGGCTAACCTGGGATCACATTGTCAAGTTTCCATCCTTTTTGCCTCCAAAAGGGAAATCAGTTGTCCTGCCGGGTAAGTGCAGGAACTTTGGTATCCCATCAATCTTCAGTTTTGGTGGCCCTTATTGGCGCCTGGCTGGTTAGGTCACCTGAGGGGCATACTGGATGTGTGGTCTCCATCTGCTAGTTTTAGGCAGGCCATCTCCTCTTTCGTGCTTTCAAACTCTTCTTGCTTGGCTTGTAATTAGATTGGGAGATTGGGGCATGTCCTGGGCCTCATTGGGGACACAGCGTGCTGTCccatctctgtgcctctctcctgTGTGGGACTGGTTTGTGTCTAGGAgccagggctggggacagggggacGAGACTTCTGTCTTTGACACCAAGTAGGCACCTGAGAAAATGCCCACTGAGAAAGCCTGAGCAAGCCCAAGTAGGTAGCCTCTGTTGGGTCTGGTATTTTCTGTGACTCATCATGGAACTAAATTTGGGGTGCTGGAGCCCTGCTGGGGAGGACTGGAGTTCCTCACCCATGTCCACTTGGCCCCTTACCTGTAACCTTCTGCTTTGCCCTACCTCTGTCCACTTCTCATTGTTAGCAGTCAAGGTCCGGGGAGGTGTTGGCCAAGGGTGCCATTTTGTATTCAGGCTTTGTGGCTTTTGTAAGCCCAGCCTGTGTCCCTTGAGGAAGACTATGCGGtctgattttctttcccttcagagTTGAGGCCgttcagggagaggggaaggggtttCCTGAGAAGTTTCCAACCCCTAAACTCCCTTCTGCCCTGGTGCAACTCAGGGTGTGGTTCAGACTCCCACCAGGTCACAcccctgggctggggagggagtgggcagGAACCAGCAGGGCTCTGGGCCCAGGAGAGCTTGGACACACAACTGGGCACTACTGGAGGCACCAGGAACATTGCCTGAGTCTTGCTGAAGGTGCAAAGTGGGATCCTGCCTTTATTTGGCTTTTtgatattttgtcatttatttttttgcatttattctgattttaaagtattcactaaaacattatttatcttgattaccGAGCCTTTTGCCATCCCCTTACATTTTGTGCCTTGTCCCTGCCTGGCACCCTCCTCTCCTAGAGCTTTAGGTCCCCTGggcacccagccccccccccccccccccccaggactctAGTGCGGAGAAGGAAAGCCAGAGGTGCCGCCCGCGGGAGGAGCTCGGTCGCCCCCTAGTGGCCTCAGAGCCGCTCCTTCAGAGACACCTGGGGGCGCAGGCTGGGAACCAATGACTTtgtcccctccccagcagccTCAAGCTACCTCCAGCCATCTCGCCCCGTGCCTGCGCTCTGCTCCCggctcttctcctcctccagatGCTCCAGGACGGGGGCTGAAGATTTCCGACGGGAGGATAGCGATGAAGAAGGTGGAGGGAGTGGAGTCCAGGCGGAGGTGGGGAGGCACCCGAAGCCCTGAGGGGAATACAGCCTCATTTTACAAACCTTTGGATTCCAATTGTGAGCTATACTCTCCAAGGGGGCTGGATGTGGGACCCTTTGTCATTCCACCCTGAACTTGGGTGTGTTTTTATAACCCTTCTTTGACTTGCCTTTGTCTTAAAATTTACCTGGAGCCTTTAAACGCAGGGTGGTCCCACCCCAAGGGAGTCCTCTTCCTGGGCCTTGGGGAGAGCAGGCGTAGACAGCCAGGATTGTGTCTTCCCTCATGAGTCACTGACTTTGTTGGCGGAGGGAGGATGGGGGGCAGCGGGCTGAGAAGGGGGGTTCTGAGCTGGAGTTGACTGTCAGAGAGGGACTGGGGTCTAAAGTTTGTTGCGGTGGGGGCTGTCCTGAGAGCCTTTATTCCTGTTATTCCTTGTCTTCACTGACTCCCTGTGGTCCCCAAGGCCAGCTGAACATGTTAGAGGTCATGCGAGCCAAGAGAGAGGTTGGAGAGAGAACCTCACATGTGAAGTGTGGCTGAGAGGTGTGCCTGGGACTAAAagagggagttggggggggggttcttctcttctttggtggcacgagggtgggagggagagaagggaagtggCTGTGCCAGGCAGGTGTTCCTATCTCATTCCATGCCCACACAACCTCTCCAAGGTGATATCTCTCTTAGGACATTTTTGGCTGCAAGTAACTGAATTATGAACCAAAGGTATCTGAACAATTAGGATGTTTAATttcccacttaatttttttaagtttatttatttatttggagggaggggaggggcagagagagagagagagagaaagagagagagaatctcaagcaggctccacactgtcagcacagagcctgatttggggctcgaacccacaaacatgagatcatgacctgagccaaaatcaagaattggacacttaactgactgacccatgcAGGCGCCACAATTTCCCACTTAATTCTTAACTTCATTTCAGAGTTGACTGAGTCACTTTTAGAGTAGTCTCTGTGGCTCAATGGAGACATCAAGGATTCAGGTTCTTCTCTTAATTCTGCTCTGTCATCTTTACAGTATTAATGAGGGCTgtcctcatggtcacaagatggttGCTGCACCTCCAGATATCGCATTATGATGGGAAGGAAGAAACCAAAAATCTGCCACAAAAGGTTATTGGTGCATAGTCAACTGATTGAAAATGTCAGCTTTTCATAGCTCGCAGATGAGTGAAGTCTGTCGCAGTTTGACACTAAACAAATGGCAGAAGCACTGACTATGTTTTGCATACGTTATCTTTTCACTGCTCACGAGTACTTCACTTCACAATGACAACCGAGGTTTGGAGAAGACCAGTAACTTGCCCTGTTTTATGCCAGCAACTGACAGTGCTGGAATTCAAACTCCAGTCTGTGTGACTCTAGGCCTGGCTTTTCATTtgactctttaaaaatgaaagaaatacatatttatgataaGAATTTCAAACAATGCAGACCTTGGCTTTTTGCTTTGAAACAGTATATGTTCATGATAAGAATTTCAAATAGTGTAAAGGGCATAGTGAAGATCTGCCTCTCGCCCCTCTTTGTAGTTCCCGCTGTAATTTCAGTGAATCTTCCAGATTTCCTCTGTAGTCACAAGCTcagacttctaaatattttatacaaatgagATCAACTCTGATACTGTTCtgcactcattttaaaaattagtgcaTCTTGTGAGGTgcctgggctcagtcagttgagcatccaactttggctcagatcatgatctcacggttcgtgggcttgagacctgcatcaggctctgtgctgatggctcagagcctggagcctgcttcggattctgtgtctttctctctctgtccctccttggttcacactctctgtctctctctgaaaataaataaataagacatttagaaaatgaaagaatattaataCATCTTACTAGTAATATTGCTATATAATAGA comes from the Panthera uncia isolate 11264 chromosome D2, Puncia_PCG_1.0, whole genome shotgun sequence genome and includes:
- the GPRIN2 gene encoding G protein-regulated inducer of neurite outgrowth 2, encoding MSTSHADQGARPPRSPCPQPLSRSSSNLLEGQGQRPELRKSASSTVWQAQPGEASASPQVPEEEEHHAESTEQTQASSPRPQPRAVGHWRSSTVGNVSTVGGGDLGRLRAPGAAAMQRSHSDLVRSTQTRGHSGAHKASLSCSALGSSPVHRAQLQPSSTSGQGGRAPAGLERDLAPEEGTSNSAWTLGDSQVWVAPLDLGGTTTHSSSPQAGPKATGQPATTSCHALSPATLLCNMREVGTGGCCHALPAPGILAFPKLVASVSESGLQAQHGVRFQCRLPGGLPGHSHCCAHPWGPTGLVTEPGTRTKDVWTMTSASDLAPVLASSLSAQDAGVQAAPMAVCKAVATSPPLEAPVALHTFPEVTLGSGLEEAPSPVRDVRWDAEGMTWEVYGAAVDPEVLGVAIQKHLEMQFEQLQRAPTSEDSLSAEGRRGPLRAVMQSLRRPSCCGCSSAAPE